From a single Miscanthus floridulus cultivar M001 chromosome 8, ASM1932011v1, whole genome shotgun sequence genomic region:
- the LOC136472537 gene encoding protein NONRESPONDING TO OXYLIPINS 2, mitochondrial-like isoform X2, translating to MASLCRSAAAATRSAALRSRPPMARPFLAATSPVAPPRIRRPLVAAALASLESLMPLHSAVAAARLRSCIAAGSACWSCLSQGLTKRI from the exons ATGGCGTCCTTGtgccgctccgccgccgccgccacgaggTCAGCGGCGCTCCGGTCGAGACCCCCGATGGCGAGGCCGTTCCTGGCGGCGACGTCTCCTGTCGCGCCGCCACGCATCCGCAG GCCCCTCGTAGCGGCGGCGCTGGCGAGTTTGGAGTCGCTCATGCCGCTGCACAGCGCGGTGGCCGCCGCGCGGCTGCGGTCCTGCATCGCCGCTGGCTCCGCATGCTGGAGCTGCCTCTCACAAG GTTTGACCAAGCGCATCTGA
- the LOC136472537 gene encoding protein NONRESPONDING TO OXYLIPINS 2, mitochondrial-like isoform X3: MASLCRSAAAATRSAALRSRPPMARPFLAATSPVAPPRIRRPLVAAALASLESLMPLHSAVAAARLRSCIAAGSACWSCLSQG, from the exons ATGGCGTCCTTGtgccgctccgccgccgccgccacgaggTCAGCGGCGCTCCGGTCGAGACCCCCGATGGCGAGGCCGTTCCTGGCGGCGACGTCTCCTGTCGCGCCGCCACGCATCCGCAG GCCCCTCGTAGCGGCGGCGCTGGCGAGTTTGGAGTCGCTCATGCCGCTGCACAGCGCGGTGGCCGCCGCGCGGCTGCGGTCCTGCATCGCCGCTGGCTCCGCATGCTGGAGCTGCCTCTCACAAG GCTGA
- the LOC136472537 gene encoding protein NONRESPONDING TO OXYLIPINS 2, mitochondrial-like isoform X1 yields MASLCRSAAAATRSAALRSRPPMARPFLAATSPVAPPRIRRPLVAAALASLESLMPLHSAVAAARLRSCIAAGSACWSCLSQDFALPR; encoded by the exons ATGGCGTCCTTGtgccgctccgccgccgccgccacgaggTCAGCGGCGCTCCGGTCGAGACCCCCGATGGCGAGGCCGTTCCTGGCGGCGACGTCTCCTGTCGCGCCGCCACGCATCCGCAG GCCCCTCGTAGCGGCGGCGCTGGCGAGTTTGGAGTCGCTCATGCCGCTGCACAGCGCGGTGGCCGCCGCGCGGCTGCGGTCCTGCATCGCCGCTGGCTCCGCATGCTGGAGCTGCCTCTCACAAG ATTTTGCTCTACCTCGGTAA